The following coding sequences lie in one Methanofastidiosum sp. genomic window:
- a CDS encoding DNA-directed DNA polymerase II small subunit, translated as MGESTSFNKEINNLFLENNLILTVNSVQALALIQKNRYVELIEFLKEKGKVFVDDNDLENFINVNGENEIPIEIEKGKIEVKLEEEPETEIKRSINGKRIPAKENDAEIKFTKNIKQENVSQGSIEDFVKLFNDRYSKMKKMFRERPSTRDFMPIGEALRAKKGEETSVVGMITEKNESKKGNLILTVEDDTGRIKVFFSGSKELDEKVKYIMLDEIIWIKGTLGDGIIFGKEFEFPDLPVSREVCRSEVDLCSVHISDVHVGSNAFLEKSFLKFVKWLNIRMGSPAQRDLASRVKYLVIAGDLVDGVGTYPNQDRDLEILDVYDQYERLYELLSMVPDWIRIIMSPGNHDATRSGEPQLPIEKQYAEKLYELPNVDMVPNPCFFEMHGVKTVVYHGTSIYDFVEGIAGVGHDKPVPAMKEMLRKRHLAPVYGGKTPISPEERDYLLIDSHPDIFHTGHVHVNGYGNYRGTSMINSGGWQAQTDYQKMRNIMPTPGRVPIFDLKTHKLSIMGFCNDGGGY; from the coding sequence GTGGGAGAATCGACATCATTTAATAAAGAAATAAATAATCTATTTTTAGAAAACAATCTTATACTTACTGTTAATTCCGTCCAAGCCTTAGCTTTAATTCAAAAAAACAGGTATGTGGAATTAATTGAATTTCTAAAGGAAAAGGGAAAAGTATTTGTTGATGATAATGACCTTGAGAATTTTATAAATGTTAATGGAGAAAATGAAATCCCTATAGAAATTGAAAAGGGAAAAATAGAAGTTAAGTTGGAAGAAGAACCTGAAACAGAGATTAAGAGATCTATTAATGGAAAAAGGATACCTGCAAAAGAAAATGACGCAGAAATTAAATTTACTAAAAACATTAAACAAGAAAACGTATCACAGGGTTCAATAGAAGATTTTGTTAAACTTTTCAATGACAGATATTCCAAGATGAAGAAGATGTTCAGAGAAAGGCCATCTACAAGAGATTTCATGCCTATAGGGGAAGCTTTGAGGGCAAAGAAGGGTGAAGAAACAAGCGTAGTTGGAATGATAACAGAAAAAAATGAGTCAAAGAAAGGAAATCTTATTTTAACTGTAGAAGATGATACTGGAAGAATAAAAGTATTTTTCTCAGGCTCAAAAGAACTTGACGAGAAGGTCAAGTATATTATGCTTGATGAAATCATCTGGATTAAGGGAACTCTTGGTGATGGGATAATATTCGGAAAAGAGTTTGAATTCCCGGATTTACCTGTTTCGAGGGAAGTGTGTAGAAGTGAAGTTGATTTGTGCTCAGTTCATATTTCAGATGTACATGTTGGCTCAAATGCATTTCTAGAAAAATCTTTTTTAAAATTTGTAAAATGGTTGAATATTAGAATGGGATCGCCGGCCCAAAGGGATTTAGCTTCCAGGGTAAAATATTTAGTTATTGCCGGGGACTTAGTCGATGGCGTAGGCACCTATCCTAATCAGGACAGAGATTTAGAAATACTTGATGTGTATGATCAGTATGAAAGACTCTATGAACTGCTTTCAATGGTTCCAGACTGGATAAGAATAATTATGTCTCCCGGAAATCACGACGCAACTAGAAGTGGCGAGCCCCAATTACCTATAGAAAAACAGTATGCTGAGAAACTATATGAATTACCAAATGTCGATATGGTTCCAAATCCTTGCTTTTTTGAAATGCATGGAGTAAAGACTGTCGTCTATCATGGAACAAGTATTTATGATTTTGTTGAAGGGATAGCTGGTGTAGGCCATGATAAACCTGTGCCTGCAATGAAGGAAATGCTCAGAAAGAGACATTTGGCACCAGTATATGGTGGTAAAACTCCCATCTCGCCTGAAGAAAGGGATTATTTATTGATTGATAGCCATCCAGATATTTTTCATACTGGACATGTTCATGTTAATGGTTATGGTAATTATAGAGGAACATCCATGATCAATTCTGGGGGTTGGCAAGCGCAGACTGACTACCAGAAGATGAGGAATATTATGCCCACGCCGGGGCGAGTTCCAATATTTGATTTAAAAACTCACAAGCTCTCAATTATGGGATTTTGTAATGACGGTGGAGGATACTAA